From Anopheles darlingi chromosome 2, idAnoDarlMG_H_01, whole genome shotgun sequence, the proteins below share one genomic window:
- the LOC125950156 gene encoding ATP-binding cassette sub-family C member 10, with translation MDAFWTSICPTGLRPWVQANSELAPCFQEIVLQLPVLVLFATYSSYYYGSQWRTVCRNETQLRALRWRIYASICLTIIPAVKVFYIFREHKTLYPIDILLACVQLVAWSIHCCFLGASARKGRISHRGPLVLIVLWTSLCALSGIWLHTNLYTDYWLWYAASLVFYLCYAATLIAPGTAYYVRARRTEHDERQALLSQSYTRFFEDFEETTLGPIEDEANILSRFVFYWVRPLIAKGVAGKLKSIDDLFELPESLNVRRVISKLQQALDETVSLFKSLHRCFGWEFYLIGLLRLLSDLAGFAGPVLLGGLLRTENPGNSTQPPSADIDAAMDYRPYYYAIGLLFSTLISCFAGVHFNWRMTLICSKMRMAIVTAIYHKTLRAKRVLNARSEILNLMSTDTDRIVNSCASFHSFWSIPFQLFTTLYLLYTQLGVAFTAGVFFAILLIPINRKIAQTIGRLSQGLMEAKDARVSITSESISGAKDIKLNAWEDVFIKRIEQLRAVEIGFLSKRKYLDALCVYFWATTPVLMCLFTFGTYVLVLGQPLTAASTYTSVALLNMLIGPLNAFPWVLNGLTEAWVSLKRVQALIELPNINLEEYYQPLTKVSGDTSFSNTKRPLVISIRDSSFELEAKRSRAELNLSLTDIVDFAFTNLNLQVVQGELVCLLGPVGGGKSSLLQVLLGNVQCTKGAVSLAAGFNTEGFGYVAQSAWLQQGSIRDNIIWGENYDESRYKAVIHACALQHDLDVLGGDGASVGEQGRTLSGGQKARVSLARAVYQNKEIYLLDDILSALDAHVARHIVRYCIFGLLKSKTRIMITAHPMVLSRATQMLHVENGKITQSDVNSVGSMLSEYDDYDEDIPDQQSIKGSKAAVPSVNGTPHEPNGTANGLEEEVREFGQVDRSVFGAYWQATGRSLGFWVVMTVVLMQVSRNITDAWLAYWVGATNRAILPPVIPPNRTLLVVELLQETGLQDVGNSTFFYLGIYSTLALGNTMLTLVRAFLFALGGIRAAKYIHDRLLNSVIHTKLQFFDVVPLGRILNRFSSDVYTVDDTLPFILNILLAQFFGLLGALLISLYAMPWLGLLIIPLAPIYLTLQNKYRYASRDIKRLSSNALSPIYAHFTETVQGLDTIRAFRGETRFHRDFLFKLSESIRAQLSAAAAQQWLGLRLQLLGAFLVGGSGLLAAITSAHMTSPELVGLAISYALSITSLLSGLLYAVAETEQEFIAVERINQYCQLETEVNADGSADPPFGWPSQGVVVFENVSMRYREHLPCSIKSIDISVKPCERLSLVGRTGSGKTSVLSALLRVAPLDKGTITIDFVNIATLPLDVLRSRIALISQDPFLFTGTIRENLDPRAVHIDSEIWEAITCCLASPLIQSLGGLDAKLEGGGNNLSAGQKQLLCLTRALLKKSKIVLIDEGTANLDFESESAVQLILKNAFRGRTVIMVAHRLNGTLDTDTVLVMQNGTIAEQGVPRELATQTTSMFHAMLQEQQG, from the exons ATGGATGCTTTCTGGACCAGCATCTGCCCCACCGGTTTGCGGCCCTGGGTTCAAGCGAACAGCGAGCTGGCACCTTGCTTTCAAGAAATTGTGCTCCAGCTTCCGGTTCTAGTGCTTTTTGCAACGTATTCATCATACTATTACGGCAGCCAGTGGCGTACCGTTTGCCGCAACGAAACACAACTACGAGCTCTGAGGTGGAGGATCTACGCCAGTATTTGCTTGACCATTATACCGGCAGTTAAGGTGTTTTACATCTTTCGAGAGCACAAGACGCTCTATCCGATCGATATCCTGCTCGCTTGTGTACAGCTGGTCGCTTGGTCGATTCACTGCTGCTTCCTGGGCGCTTCTGCACGCAAGGGACGCATCAGCCACCGTGGACCGCTAGTGTTGATCGTCCTGTGGACGTCCCTGTGTGCCTTAAGTGGAATCTGGTTGCATACGAATCTCTACACCGACTACTGGTTATGGTACGCAGCGAGCCTGGTGTTTTACCTTTGCTACGCTGCAACACTCATCGCTCCCGGGACGGCCTACTATGTTCGTGCAAGGCGAACGGAACACGACGAACGGCAGGCGTTGCTATCGCAATCCTACACACGGTTCTTCGAAGACTTTGAAGAAACCACACTGGGACCTATAGAGGATGAAGCTAATATTTTATCCCGGTTCGTGTTCTATTGGGTACGGCCGCTGATTGCAAAAGGCGTAGCTGGCAAGCTGAAAAGTATCGATGATCTCTTCGAACTACCCGAGTCGCTCAATGTTCGACGAGTGATCAGTAAACTACAACAGGCCCTCGATGAAACGGTATCACTGTTCAAGTCTCTTCACCGTTGCTTCGGCTGGGAATTTTATCTGATAGGATTACTTCGTCTCCTTTCTGACCTTGCGGGATTCGCTGGTCCCGTTCTGCTCGGCGGACTATTACGCACAGAAAATCCAGGCAATTCGACGCAACCACCCTCGGCGGATATCGATGCTGCGATGGATTACCGGCCTTACTACTATGCGATTGGGCTGCTGTTTTCTACATTGATTAGCTGCTTCGCGGGAGTACACTTTAACTGGAGGATGACGTTAATATGCAGCAAAATGCGAATGGCAATCGTAACAGCGATCTATCACAAAACGCTGCGAGCAAAGCGCGTGTTGAATGCACGCTCCGAGATATTGAATCTCATGTCGACGGATACGGATCGCATCGTTAACTCGTGTGCAAGCTTCCACTCGTTCTGGAGCATACCCTTTCAACTGTTCACCACGCTTTACCTGTTGTACACTCAACTTGGAGTTGCATTCACTGCTGGCGTATTCTTTGCCATATTACTAATTCCTATTAATCGAAAGATCGCGCAAACCATCGGCCGCCTTTCGCAGGGTTTAATGGAAGCAAAAGATGCCCGAGTATCGATCACATCGGAGAGTATAAGCGGTGCCAAGGATATAAAGCTCAACGCCTGGGAAGACGTATTCATCAAGAGAATCGAACAGTTACGCGCAGTGGAGATCGGTTTCCTATCGAAGCGCAAGTACCTCGATGCCCTTTGCGTGTACTTTTGGGCTACGACACCGGTACTGATGTGCCTGTTCACCTTCGGTACCTACGTGCTCGTGCTTGGCCAACCACTGACAGCGGCTTCAACGTACACAAGCGTAGCGCTGCTCAATATGCTCATCGGGCCTTTGAACGCGTTCCCATGGGTTCTAAACGGACTTACAGAAGCGTGGGTATCACTGAAACGCGTGCAAGCACTGATTGAACTGCCGAACATCAATCTGGAGGAGTATTATCAACCGCTGACGAAGGTATCAGGTGATACGTCGTTTTCAAACACGAAACGACCGCTCGTTATATCGATCAGAGATAGCAGCTTTGAGCTGGAGGCTAAACGCAGCCGAGCAGAATTAAATCTGTCGCTAACGGATATAGTGGATTTCGCGTTTACTAACCTTAACCTGCAGGTTGTGCAGGGAGAGCTGGTATGCCTACTGGGACCCGTCGGCGGTGGAAAGTCTTCGTTGCTACAGGTCCTGCTAGGAAACGTTCAGTGTACCAAGGGAGCAGTATCGTTGGCGGCTGGTTTCAACACAGAAGGCTTCGGCTATGTCGCTCAAAGCGCCTGGTTACAGCAAGGCAGCATACGAGACAATATCATTTGGGGCGAGAACTACGATGAGTCACGCTACAAAGCCGTCATCCATGCATGTGCTCTGCAACATGATTTGGATGTACTAGGCGGAGATGGGGCCAGTGTCGGCGAGCAGGGACGTACTCTATCTGGAGGGCAGAAGGCCCGTGTGTCCTTAGCTCGGGCAGTATATCAAAACAAGGAAATATATCTGCTGGACGACATCCTGTCGGCGTTGGATGCCCACGTGGCTAGGCACATTGTACGGTATTGCATTTTCGGTCTATTGAAAAGCAAAACTCGCATCATGATTACCGCACACCCAATGGTACTGAGTCGTGCCACGCAGATGCTACacgtggaaaatgggaagaTAACGCAAAGCGATGTCAATAGCGTTGGCTCAATGCTTAGCGAGTACGACGACTATGACGAAGACATCCCGGACCAGCAGTCAATTAAGGGTAGTAAAGCAGCGGTCCCGTCGGTTAACGGTACACCGCATGAACCAAATGGAACCGCCAATGgcctggaggaggaggtacgCGAGTTCGGTCAAGTGGATCGAAGTGTCTTCGGTGCCTATTGGCAAGCAACAGGACGGTCGCTAGGATTTTGGGTAGTGATGACCGTTGTGTTGATGCAAGTTTCTCGGAACATCACGGATGCTTGGCTGGCGTATTGGGTTGGTGCGACGAATCGTGCGATCCTTCCTCCAGTAATCCCGCCAAATCGTACACTACTGGTGGTTGAGTTGCTCCAGGAGACTGGTCTGCAGGATGTTGGCAATAGTACATTTTTCTACCTAGGAATCTACTCAACGTTGGCGCTGGGCAACACGATGCTTACACTCGTTCGGGCATTCTTGTTTGCGCTGGGTGGAATTAGGGCTGCAAAATACATCCATGATCGACTGCTGAATAGTGTAATTCAT ACGAAACTGCAGTTCTTCGATGTGGTACCACTCGGCCGAATTCTGAATCGCTTTTCATCCGACGTTTACACCGTGGACGATACGCTGCCTTTCATACTGAACATTTTGTTGGCGCAATTTTTCGGATTACTTGGAGCATTGCTAATCAGTCTGTACGCTATGCCGTGGCTTGGACTCTTGATTATCCCGCTGGCACCGATATATCTAACGCTGCAGAACAAGTATCGTTACGCTTCTCGAGACATTAAGCGGCTATCAAGTAACGCCCTCTCGCCGATATATGCCCATTTCACGGAAACCGTACAGGGCTTGGACACTATTCGGGCATTCCGTGGAGAAACGCGGTTCCATCGTGATTTCCTGTTTAAACTTAGCGAAAGCATAAGAGCGCAACTGTCAGCTGCCGCGGCACAGCAGTGGTTGGGATTGCGACTGCAGCTACTCGGCGCATTTCTAGTTGGCGGTTCTGGATTGCTAGCGGCCATTACTTCAGCCCACATGACTTCACCTGAACTTGTAGGGTTGGCCATTTCCTATGCGCTGTCGATCACGAGTCTACTCTCGGGATTGCTGTATGCGGTTGCTGAGACGGAGCAGGAGTTCATAGCGGTTGAGCGCATCAATCAATATTGTCAGCTCGAGACGGAGGTGAATGCCGACGGCTCAGCTGATCCTCCATTCGGATGGCCTTCGCAAGGAGTGGTTGTCTTCGAGAATGTGAGCATGCGCTACCGAGAACATTTGCCATGCTCTATCAAGTCGATCGATATAAGCGTGAAACCGTGCGAAAGGCTTAGTCTTGTTGGCAGGACCGGTTCCGGCAAGACGTCCGTACTGTCAGCACTACTACGAGTGGCGCCGTTGGATAAAGGAACAATCACGATTGACTTTGTGAATATCGCAACGCTACCGCTGGATGTGTTGCGGAGCCGTATAGCGCTAATTTCACAGGACCCATTCCTGTTCACCGGAACGATTCGCGAAAACCTCGATCCTCGCGCGGTACACATTGATTCGGAGATATGGGAAGCTATCACCTGCTGTCTGGCAAGCCCGCTGATTCAATCACTCGGTGGACTCGACGCCAAACTGGAGGGTGGCGGTAATAACCTTTCGGCCGGACAAAAACAGCTTCTGTGCCTCACCAGAGCGCTTttgaaaaaatccaaaatcgtTCTCATCGATGAAGGGACGGCGAACCTTGACTTCGAATCTGAGTCGGCTGTGCAACTTATTCTAAAAAATGCTTTCCGAGGGCGCACGGTCATCATGGTTGCCCACCGATTAAACGGAACCCTCGATACGGATACGGTATTAGTCATGCAGAATGGAACTATCGCCGAGCAGGGCGTTCCTCGGGAGCTTGCCACGCAAACAACTAGCATGTTTCACGCGATGCTTCAAGAGCAACAAGGTTAA